TGCATAACATGCGATAGCCTGCTCCGAAAAGTCGATCACAATTAAAAGCAGCATTCACATTTATGTCACAGCTGTTTCGATTTCGAGTATTACATCAATTACATAAAATggtacaaaattataatatgtcagtgtaaaattataattataactgCTGAAATAATTCTATTCCGTCATTCAttacatatttaattgcaatGCCCATGCATATGAAACGTGATCCCATCACGAACTACTACAAGACGAGCTCCATTATATTGGCCGGCCTCGGCGTGGCGGCTGTAGGCTTTGCTGGCAAACACCTGCTGCGCCGCATGCCGCAGATGACGTCCAAGTTCAACGAGGCACTCAAGAACTTGCCCAAGTTCGATGCCGAGAGCATGGCCAATGCCAAATACTACAAAGGCGGCTTCGATCCCAAAATGAACAAACGCGAAGCGGCGCTCATTTTGGGCGTCAGTCCCAGCGCCTCCAAGCTTAAGGTAAGCACTTCAAATACATTTCATCCAAAACTAATTGCACACAATTCGCTTACTGTGGTCCAGGTCAAGGATGCGCACAAGAAGATCATGCTGCTCAATCATCCGGATCGCGGTGGATCACCATATCTGGCGGCTAAAATCAACGAGGCCAAAGACTTTCTGGATAGCGCGAAATGATTATATTCCGAgctttgtaaataaatatgtatatagctgTAAGACGTAAATAACTATCGATCCCCAATTTCCATAAAATTGTGCTCAAGCAGGATCCCAAatctgcaagggtatcaaATCGTCGGCACTCTGACGATGCAATCCATGGATTTAATGACATTACAGCAAAGTGGTTAATGTCGTAAACCATTAAGTGTctagataaatatatttgcataaaatatggCCTAATCGCTTGGTCGAGCCACGAATATcggcgtatatatatatatatgtatatatattggcaGGTTTTTTGTCTAGCTAAATTATTTGAGTCGAAGATGCAGCTCTGTTTAATTCTGCTGTGGCCTGTTCTCATACTGTTCGAGGTCGCAGCTAACGCGGATCATATTATAACCAATGGCTATCCGGCCACGGTGGGTCAGGCTCCGTACATTGTGGGCCTGTTGCTGAGGGAGGGGCATGCGGCCAGATGGTGCGGCGGCTCGATCATAGACCACAAATGGGTGCTGACGGCGGCGCATTGCACGGATCACATAGACTCGGTGAGCATCTATTATGGCGCAACTCGGCGCACACAGGCGCTGTTCCATTTGCTGGTGGGCATCGAGGATATTGTGCAGCATCCCAATTGGCCGGAGAGCATTGGCAACGATATTGCCCTGATCCACACACCATATGTGGGCTTCTGGTCGCTGGTCAATAAGGTGCTGCTGCCGGGCTTTGGGCAGCGCAGCGTCAGCTTTGAGAGCCATCCGGTTGTCACCTGTGGCTGGGGCAGCACCTACGATGGCAGCGCCCTGCCCGACTGGCTGCAGTGCATCGATTTGCGCGTGATCAGCAATGATGAGTGCGCCCGCAGCTATGGCACGCTGCCCGCGAGCGTATTGTGCGTGGCCACGCCCGAGGGCAGATCCATTTGCGATGGCGACTCAGGCGGCCCGTTGGTAACGGTCGACGATCCCAAACTGGTGGGCATTACCTCCTTCAGCGATGCGGACAGCTGCCTCTCGGTGGCGCCAGCTGGTTTCACGCGCATCACTCACCACCTGGACTGGATACGCCAAGTCTCCGGCGTCTATTACTAGAAAGCAACAAATTTCGAATCCTGTAATCCTATCGATTGTGAAATCGACAATCAATTTGACGTGctcaaaatatatatcgatagttgcattgaaaatatgtttgcagTGCAAAGCAGTGCAGCATAATTTTATATCCTGAACTCCTATCGATTGTGAAATACTATCGCAGTTGAAGAACGTCGAAAGATTCACAATCGGTCGGCCGAGCTTAGAATAGTTCGATAGTTGCATTGAAAACATGTTTGCCAGCTAATATAAATATCGGTATATCAACAAAGCAGTGCAGCATAATTTCAAATCCTGCACACCTATCGATTGTGAAATTGTTATCGAGGTTGAAGAACGTCGATAGATTGACAATGAGGGGTCGCGCTTAGAATATATCGATGGTTGCATTGAAAAGATATCTGCTAGCTTATATGAATTTCGTTGCAAGCAGTCGACAAGTCAACAAAGCAGtgcaaaaaatttcaaatcctgTAATCCTATCGACTGTGAAATTGTTATTACCGTTATATCACGGTGATATGTTTACAGGTGTCGTGCTCAGaatatatatcgatagttGTATTGAAAGCATACTTGCTGATAAAAATATGGTTGCAAGCAGTCGATATATTCGCAAAGCAGTGCAGTTAGCGCAtttcacaattttatttaaattcgtGTTAACGGTTGCAACAACTGGAAGATTCGTGGTgtacttaaaatttaaatgctttgAATAATAATTCAATTGGCCGTCTGGCTGGCTGGTTCCATGTTGTCCATAACCTCACGGAACTGCACCACAGAGACCAGACCGTTCTGCTCCTGATGTGTCTGCATGAGTTGCTGCCAAATCGTATCGAAGTCCGCGTTGCTGACAATGTCCTTGAAAATGAGCTCCAACTGCTCTTTGGGACGCAGCAGCTGAAAGTCGCTGGGCGACAGTCCATATAGCAAGGATATATCCGGCGTGAGCAGGTCCTTAACATGCGTCGAGTCATCATCCAGCTTCTTGGGTCTCGGCTTGCGCATAGCTGGCGCCTCAACCGGCTGCTTGCCGAGATCGGAGCAGAACAGACGATAGGTGGTATCCTTGTTATAGACATTCGCTGGCATTGTCGATATGTTTCCCGTGGTGGGCAATGAATTCTGTATGGACAGCAATCGGCAGAAGTCATCGTAGTTGACACGCTCCGTGGGACAGTTCTCGTCGAGAATCATTTTGAAGTGGGCGAGCGTGGTGcgcattttgtatatatcaATGTACAGATGCATCTTGTGCATCACCTCGAAGATCTTCTTCAGCGGCAGGTAACGTGTCTGCTCCTTGTCGCTGTGCTCCAGCACCGAGATCAGATCAAACATATGGAAATCGGAGCGTTTCTGCAGCTTGTGACGCCACATATTGAGATGGCCCAACGCCTCGATCAGATGCTTATTGCTCTGGCACGGCGAAATATCCTCGATGAGCATCTTGCAGTCGCAGTCCGGCACATAAGTGGGCGTGCCATAGATCATGTCGGATGGCACCAAATAGGGGTATCTGGCCGGGCAGGGAGAAGGCTGCATGAATTGGCAATGGATCATGGGATCGTGGGAGCACTCACTTTTTGTACTTTTTACCCAGACGCGGAAAGGTGCGATCAATAAAGTCCATCTGCTCcttgctgatgatgatgacatgGCCGGCGCATTGCTGCAGGCAACGCTTCACCAGCTGGCCGCTGACATCGCCTCTGGTGCCCGCTCCGTAGGTGGCATCCTTGCAGAACGGCTGCTTGTAGCTGTCATGGGAAAGGACGAGATTAGCGAGGAGTACATTAAAGGGCTAAAGAGTGGTCGCACTTGCGATTGACCTGCTCCGAGGGGAAATAATGATTATGGCTGATCACGTATTTGTCATGGAATTTGGCAAATTCGCGATTCACCTGCTCGGCCGGCTTTGGCGGCAGCACCATATCGTAGAGCCTCTCCTTGGATCTCGTCTCGCGTCCGAATGTGCAACTCAAATTGGTGACATTGTCCGGCTTGGAGCCCGTCGGCTTCACCTCACCCAATTTGGCCTGCTTCAGGTACATCTCCTCGGAGAACTTCTCCTTGAAGACGGTGAAACGCGATTTGGATTTCTCGATGGCCATCAGCTCCGGCACAGTGACCGTCGGCAGGCAGGGCGACTCCCGCCACAGGAGACCCGCATTCCTCAATTGCTTGCGCCTGCAATCCGTTCGCATCAGGTGATCGGCCACCTCCTCAATGTGCGATATGGTCATGCACTTGCTGGCGCTGTTCTCGTCGTCCACAGCCGATCTCACACCTGCCGCGCGGATATCCGCATTGCGATCTCTGAATCGACCTATGTTCATGTTTCTCAACTTGTATCTCCTGCGGCAAAATATATCAAAGTATTTATTCGGAGTCCGTTTAAGTTTCTACTTTCGAAATATGACTGCAAATGCTATGCTAAGTCCATATTAACAACATTCAACGACGGCAAGATACCCTATACTGTCTAACATATGCCTAATTGCTTGAATAGACTGCTAGCAGAAATTAAGCGGCATTGCTCGGCTCCAATTCCAGGTGGATTAAATGCACAATAACAAATtgataaacatataaaaaattgtagaGAATTCTTGCTGGGTTTGAACCGCCGACTGCCCGCTTGTTGGTCCGACGCTCTGACAATCTTAATCAATATGTTGCGACAAAGCTTTTGTCGAAAACTGAGGGGGATTTAGGCTGGGCCTCAAACTCCAATCCGGCTTTGGATTAGTTGCCGTTCTATGGAACTTATTCTAATCCGACATCTATCAATCTATGtggataaataaataaatagttttattaTCTATTCAGATAGTTAAgaacataatttaaataacttaTGCGTGGCTTGGCACCAGCCAAACTGTTCGAGCAGCTCCTTAACTGGATCATTACGGTTAATTGTACACAGGAGTGCAGGGATGGCTTATTGCAATGCATAATTCTTTTGGAGTATAAAGTCCCAGGTGTCCTTCCAGCGCAAATCGATGATTTCCTTGGCGGACATCTTTCTGGAGCCGTAGCTCAATGGCAAGAACTTGATGAAGACCGCGCAGACGGCAATCAGCCAGAGCAGCAGGGCCAGACGATAGATGCGCACCAGATGCACAGCTAgtcggctgcgactgcggctgcagTGGCTCCACAGCAGATAGTCGACATGGTCGAGCACatagcagagcagcagcagcttgaaGACAAACGCCGGCAGATAGTTGTGCAGAAAGAGCGTACGATCCACAAAGAAATAGGGCAAATAGTGCACCAGATAGCCGACAAAGAAGGTGTCGCCGGCGCCAAGGAAGCGCCTCCATTCTCCGGCGGAGACATCAAAACACAAGCGACGGCGACGCAGCGCATAAAAGACTAGCAATGCGGCATAGAGAAACAGACCCGCGCTGGCCATATACCAGATGAGCACATTGCCCAGCAGATAGATTTGGGCGCTGGAGCTGTCGTCCAGCCAGTAGGCGATGCCCTTGTCCAGCAGCGGCCACTCGTGCGGCTGGGAGCTGTACATGTGGCTCTGCACCTGTTTGGCATGCCAGAACATCTTGGTCTGCAGCTCGAGCAGCTTGGCCCAGAACGAGAGCTTGGTCCGTTTGGTGGGAATCATCTCGGCGGAGAGCAATTGGCGCTCACGTTCACGCTGATCCTGAGCTATAATTGgaaatgttttattatataGCACAATACACTTCTAGCTTCTGTCACTTACTCTTGGTGTAGCGATGCTCCTCCACGTTCCAAATGGCATCCTGATGCATTGGATCGCGATCAGCGACCACCTCGTGCTGATTGAAGCCCCAGCTGGGCAGCTGGCGGCCACTGAAGCGCAGCGCGGCGCCCGTCGTCTCGTGTATAAGACGTATCTCCGACTTGATGGCATGCCAGCGATCGCCCTCGGTCTGACGGTTGAGTATCTCGACGCGCCACAGCAGCTCACCGGCCATCTTGATCTCGTAGTCAATGTAGCAGCTGACCTCCTGGCATTGCGGCGTCATGGGCGCCGCCACGTCGTGCGAGTTCAGCGCACGGCTGGTAATGCCGTGCACCAGCTGAATGACATCGCCATGTCGTATGACATCGGGCTGTTCGCCCACCACCAGATCATCGCGTTCCGGCCGCTTCACAATCCACCAGTTGTTCACGTCCTTGAACGAGTAGCATGTCACCTGCTGCTGATGCGACGAGCCACGCTGATCCTTGTACCTCACCGGATACACGGCGGCATGCGAGTGCAGCCAGCAGGTGCGTCCGTGCGTATGCCGCAGCGTTATCTGCGAGCCGTGCACCACAGCCAACGGCTGGCCGCGTGTAATCGACGCCAGGCCGCCGTCCAGCGAGGCCTGAAACGCACTCGTCATGATGGTGTCATGTGGCCCCGCCCGATGTAGCGTCTTTAGGTGCACGTAAAAGACGCCCAGGTAAACGGCCAGCGGAATGCCGACAAACAGCAACAGTCTGCCTAGTGCGTGCAGCCAAAGTTGGCCATCTATCAAATGGAAGGAGGAGTTTTTCAATACAATACAAGAGTTAAGATTTCTGTTACAGATCTCTGTTACTAATCTCTGTTACTAATCTCTGTTACATAGCTCTGTTACATAGCTCTGTTACTTATCTCTGTTACAGATCTGTGTTACTGATGTCTGTTATTGAGCTCTGTTACTTAGCTCTGTTACTGATCTCTGTTACAGATCTGTGTTACTGTTGTCTGTTATTGAGCTCTGTTATTGATCTCTGTTACTGATGTCTGTTATAGATTTCCCTTACTGATATCTGTTATATCTCTGTTACTTTCTGCCTGACTATTCTCTCTGTATCTCTCTTTTCCCTTGTGTCTGCGTTTTCTCTCTCTGCTAACCACTTACACTCTCTATTCATTTCTGCATGCCTTCTAAGCGTTTATagtctctctctgtctctctcacttttggcaattttgcaTCATTGAACTGTTTTGCCTCTGTGTTAGTCTATcgatttctttttcatttaaacTCCCTCTGACCCCCCATCTTCGCATATCTATTTCCCTCTCTTAAATGCGTATTTCTCTTTACTCACTTGTCAAAGTCGCATCGTAGAGCAGTTTCCAGAGATGTCGACAAAGCAAATAACCGGCAAGGGCCAGCGCCAGGAAGCCAACATACTTGACGCAGCCGGCGCAGGCAAGAAAGAGCGCAGCCGCCGCTCCGCTGCTTAGCCAGTTGAGGCTGCCCAGCGAGCAGCGCTGGAAGCGCAGCAGACAGGCAATACCCACGGtgctggccagcagcagcatcgatTCCATGAGTATGAAACGCGACTGCGTCAGCAGAGCATTGTCCAACACAACGAGCAGGCCGCCAAGCGCTGCTGCCCAGCGACGCAGCTGCGCTTCCAACAGCAACTTGTAGACGGCCGGCGCGAGCAGACTTCCACAAAGTGCGGGCACAAAGCGCAGCCAGAAGACGGGCACATTTGACGCATAGGTGGCGCCAATGCGTGGAAATGTGTAGTTGCCATCGTAGCCGACAAAGCTGACAAGGCCAGCTATCAGCTGCTTGCCCAGTGGCGGATGCTGATCGAAGAAGAAGATGTTGCGCATATAGTGCGATATATATTTGCCGTAATGCAGCTCATCGAAGCTGtgtcaaaattgaaaaacgcaAAGATTAGAAACAGagaaaaaactttaaaatgcaTCTCTCTTCCATTACTTACACAACATGCGGCGGCGTTGCCAGCTTATAGAAACGCGTTAAGAACGCCAGCAGAAAGAGACCCCAGCTGATGAGATCAATGTGCAGGCTAACGGTTAATTTCGCTGCCGCAGCGCTGTCTGGGCTCTGCCTGAGAGGATCCCCAATATTGCACGAGTTGCCGCCGACATCACAAGAACACGAACGCGAACGcgaacgggaacgggaacgggaaaGGGAACGCGACTGCTTAGATGCAGAGGTAGGCGTAGGCGATGCTGTCGTCGTCGGCTTAAGCGTTTCTGATGCTAGAAAAGATTGCCGACTCGCTGAGCGTCGACTGCGCTCAACGCTGCCGCGCAATGGTAGCGCCAGCGGGGTATTCAGGTGGCAGTTTATATCGCGGCAACAGTTGAGCATGGTGATGGCTGTGGTGGGCAGCATGCCATTACAGCATAGTGGTGAAGTTGAATTGCAATCGAttggcgctgccgctgccgctgccgctgctgctagTGCACCGACTGAGGTTGCTGAACGGCTGCGAAAGtgaagtctttcgttttgttcGTTGCTTgcgttttgattttcgatgaGGTTTTCCGCAACAttttgccgttgttgttgttgttgttgttgttgctgctgtttcgaCTTGGAGCGCGTTGTCTTGCGTCGCTGTACGCTGTGGCTGGACATGGTTTCGCAGCGTGA
The sequence above is a segment of the Drosophila virilis strain 15010-1051.87 chromosome 3, Dvir_AGI_RSII-ME, whole genome shotgun sequence genome. Coding sequences within it:
- the LOC6624597 gene encoding mitochondrial import inner membrane translocase subunit TIM14 isoform X1; this encodes MSQLFRFRVLHQLHKMTSSIILAGLGVAAVGFAGKHLLRRMPQMTSKFNEALKNLPKFDAESMANAKYYKGGFDPKMNKREAALILGVSPSASKLKVKDAHKKIMLLNHPDRGGSPYLAAKINEAKDFLDSAK
- the LOC6624597 gene encoding mitochondrial import inner membrane translocase subunit TIM14 isoform X2; this translates as MPMHMKRDPITNYYKTSSIILAGLGVAAVGFAGKHLLRRMPQMTSKFNEALKNLPKFDAESMANAKYYKGGFDPKMNKREAALILGVSPSASKLKVKDAHKKIMLLNHPDRGGSPYLAAKINEAKDFLDSAK
- the LOC6624255 gene encoding serine protease 1; translation: MQLCLILLWPVLILFEVAANADHIITNGYPATVGQAPYIVGLLLREGHAARWCGGSIIDHKWVLTAAHCTDHIDSVSIYYGATRRTQALFHLLVGIEDIVQHPNWPESIGNDIALIHTPYVGFWSLVNKVLLPGFGQRSVSFESHPVVTCGWGSTYDGSALPDWLQCIDLRVISNDECARSYGTLPASVLCVATPEGRSICDGDSGGPLVTVDDPKLVGITSFSDADSCLSVAPAGFTRITHHLDWIRQVSGVYY
- the LOC6623455 gene encoding EF-hand domain-containing family member B, whose product is MNIGRFRDRNADIRAAGVRSAVDDENSASKCMTISHIEEVADHLMRTDCRRKQLRNAGLLWRESPCLPTVTVPELMAIEKSKSRFTVFKEKFSEEMYLKQAKLGEVKPTGSKPDNVTNLSCTFGRETRSKERLYDMVLPPKPAEQVNREFAKFHDKYVISHNHYFPSEQVNRNYKQPFCKDATYGAGTRGDVSGQLVKRCLQQCAGHVIIISKEQMDFIDRTFPRLGKKYKKYPYLVPSDMIYGTPTYVPDCDCKMLIEDISPCQSNKHLIEALGHLNMWRHKLQKRSDFHMFDLISVLEHSDKEQTRYLPLKKIFEVMHKMHLYIDIYKMRTTLAHFKMILDENCPTERVNYDDFCRLLSIQNSLPTTGNISTMPANVYNKDTTYRLFCSDLGKQPVEAPAMRKPRPKKLDDDSTHVKDLLTPDISLLYGLSPSDFQLLRPKEQLELIFKDIVSNADFDTIWQQLMQTHQEQNGLVSVVQFREVMDNMEPASQTAN
- the rt gene encoding protein O-mannosyltransferase 1, whose protein sequence is MSSHSVQRRKTTRSKSKQQQQQQQQQQRQNVAENLIENQNASNEQNERLHFRSRSATSVGALAAAAAAAAAPIDCNSTSPLCCNGMLPTTAITMLNCCRDINCHLNTPLALPLRGSVERSRRSASRQSFLASETLKPTTTASPTPTSASKQSRSLSRSRSRSRSRSCSCDVGGNSCNIGDPLRQSPDSAAAAKLTVSLHIDLISWGLFLLAFLTRFYKLATPPHVVFDELHYGKYISHYMRNIFFFDQHPPLGKQLIAGLVSFVGYDGNYTFPRIGATYASNVPVFWLRFVPALCGSLLAPAVYKLLLEAQLRRWAAALGGLLVVLDNALLTQSRFILMESMLLLASTVGIACLLRFQRCSLGSLNWLSSGAAAALFLACAGCVKYVGFLALALAGYLLCRHLWKLLYDATLTNGQLWLHALGRLLLFVGIPLAVYLGVFYVHLKTLHRAGPHDTIMTSAFQASLDGGLASITRGQPLAVVHGSQITLRHTHGRTCWLHSHAAVYPVRYKDQRGSSHQQQVTCYSFKDVNNWWIVKRPERDDLVVGEQPDVIRHGDVIQLVHGITSRALNSHDVAAPMTPQCQEVSCYIDYEIKMAGELLWRVEILNRQTEGDRWHAIKSEIRLIHETTGAALRFSGRQLPSWGFNQHEVVADRDPMHQDAIWNVEEHRYTKTQDQRERERQLLSAEMIPTKRTKLSFWAKLLELQTKMFWHAKQVQSHMYSSQPHEWPLLDKGIAYWLDDSSSAQIYLLGNVLIWYMASAGLFLYAALLVFYALRRRRLCFDVSAGEWRRFLGAGDTFFVGYLVHYLPYFFVDRTLFLHNYLPAFVFKLLLLCYVLDHVDYLLWSHCSRSRSRLAVHLVRIYRLALLLWLIAVCAVFIKFLPLSYGSRKMSAKEIIDLRWKDTWDFILQKNYALQ